GAGAAAACTTCCGAGAAATGCCTGTGTAAACAAGCCCTgacttgtgtaaaaaaaacactgacctgGAAAGAGCACATTAGGGTTTCATCCACGCTCATCATGGAGCCAGCATTGTCAAATTCACCACAGTAGTTTGGCGCAGAGAACAGCGTCACCAGTTGTCGTTTTGCAAAGAACTCATAACCGTCTTCCACCACCTGTGGGAGAGtcagacatcaattttaagcttTATATCATGCACCCCTATTAAAGTGTGATTGGCTGCTGCCAGCATCATTGGTTTTCAGACGGAAGGATCTTCTCACCTGATGAGCTCTGCAAATGAGATCCAGGTCATGCTTGTGAAGGAATTTTGCTACAACGTCAGCCCCAAAAGTGAAAGAGACCCCCCTATCGTTTTCTCCCCAGCCAAGGACGTCCTTGTCTGGATCGGACCACAAGAGGTCACACAGGAGACCCTGGTCTGGTACGTCTGTGGGACGCAGTATCCTTCGGATTTGTTCCATGGATTGCAGGTCGGGGGAGAGTCCTAGAGACAACACAAAAGTGGTATGAGATTTCATGAAGGAAAAAACACCAAAGGAAGACTAGCCAAGAAATTACCTTGCAACCTGCTAGCTGTACAGAAGTACAAAAACTCAAATACAGTCCATTTGTTCATCCTGTACCCCTCTCAGTATGGCAGAGTTCCTGCAAACTATTTTCAGCCACTTGCCATCTACATGCACAGAATTTCTCAGGCAGGTTCCCTAATAGTGACAACAGGGAACACTTGTGATAATAAGAGCCCTTACCATTGTGTTTACATACTTCTAGAAACCACAGGTATATTATATGATACATCTGATTCCCTGTGCACACTGGTGTACATGCAGACATTCAAACAGATACTGTGAGTCACCAGTGAGTCATTTCCCAGTATGCACAACCTGTGCTTCCCTGGATATGGTCACATAACTCATCGATGGGAAATGGTTTTCAGACGTATGCCAGTGGCAATACAAAGGGTCTGAACAAGGGTGACTACATGACTGGGGGTTAGATTATTGACGTGTAGTTTCTTTATTGTAAGTCTGGCAATGAACAAGAAATAACAGGACTGGCAAAATGATTGTGTACATCAATCCcttattgcttaaaaaaaaagtcttagctCAGTTTGTTTTCTATAACCATGACAATTGTGTTCTCAGCATTTGCTTATGTATTTTTAGTGGGAATTCTCTACACCTCCTTTGATCACACCCTTCACTATCAGATTTTCTTCCTAAATTTCCAAGTCCGTTTCTGACTGGCTACGTTTCCCCCCTactactttttttcccctattttcaaacaggatttatatagcgccaacatattacacagcgctgtacattaaattgggctTTATGACAGAGTGACACAGAAGGATGAGAGAagcctgtcccgaagagcttacaatctgtctTGTTCTCTACCGATTACTTTGTATATATCATAAGAAAACAATGTTGCTACTGTACCACCAATGACACTTTTGCTGCATGTCTGATTTTGATATACTGCTtcttccccccctccccctattaATATGGTTTGAGATGAGCACCATCTATTCTATGTTTATTCATCTTCTGCACTTGActactttgttttatattataaaatgtgctTACAATGACACGACTAACACTGTTACATTTGCTTAATGGTAATTACAGCTCTCTGCAAGTACCACCCTTTTTCCATGGTTattcttctgtatttctctttatcattattttctctccaagttttattaaaaaaaatgtttaatttaatccAAGCAGATGTTTCACCCCTGTGGCTGGTAAACATCCTGGATGCTCCAAAACCCATCCCTGCCCCAACTGAATTATTGTTTCCACCTAAAAGGCTGCACAGAGCTGCATtctaagaaatacatttgtatgcAACACACCTCCATGGCAGCAGAAGATCTTCTCATCCACAATAGCAGCAACAGGTAAGCAGTTAAAACAATCAGTGAATGTCTTCCACAATTTGATGTTATACCTTCTTTTACCTATACGCAGGGGGGGGAGGGAAAAATAATGTCACTTCACTGAGCAATAAAGTTCTTTTATAAAAGCACATAAAGTCAAATTTGTTTTGTAATCTGAACTCTAGGCAGAGGCACTCCCTGATATGCGAGGGTGCCAAGGCACTCCTGTTCAATAGCCTCTTATCCGTACATCTGCAATGAGATTTGAAAGGCCACTTGTGTGCTGCTCACCATGCTGGAGACAGGACGGTCTCTACCAAGCTAACTGCACATTGCAGAACAAATCAATCAGTAATAGGGAATTATGAAGCAACACCTTAACTACAGACAATACCAATAGCTAGTTCCGAGTACCGCTTGCTTCTTTGAAATTGCTGGTGGAACAGAAGACCTGATTTTGCTGCATAGGCTTTTCTGtgcaaatcaagaaaaaaaatctgacctgCATGTGTATTTGTTTGCCTGGGGCTTCGGTTTAATTTACTTTCTCAAATGCTAGATGCCCGACAGCCACCTGAtgtcaatatttaatatatatatatatatatatatatatatattttttttttatttatattacacacacacacttgtttcGAGTTATCTTAAAACAAAGTCCAAGGATGACCATGACAGAGCCAGTACCAGCTGCTTAAGAATTGAGCAGCAAATGTTAAGCAGGAAAAATAAATCCTGTGCCAATGCATTTTATTATGAACAATCTAACTGCTGTATGCATGCCTTGACACCGTCCCATAAAAGCGCAGGCACGTCTGAATAGGGATCCCCTTACTTACATTCATCATAGAACCCGTAGATGCGGTTGATGCTAGCACACTCGTGATTTCCACGAAGCAAGAAGAAGTTTTCTGGATATTTAATCTTGTACGCCAATAACAGGCAGATTGTTTCCAGGGACTGCTTGCCACGGTCCACATAGTCACCCAGGAACAAGTAATTACTTTCTGGGGGAAAGCCGCCATATTCAAACAATCTTAAGAGATCATAATACTGTCCGTGTACATCACCTAGGGGGAGAGAGAAAACACATCAATTCCTGCTCACACAAGCCTGAATACCTCCTATGCCTACAATATAGAAATAACACTATAAAGTGGATTTGACCAGAAGTCActcattttattacagtataatagCTGTGATGTGCAGTTACCATTGGATTCCAATGTAATTACAGGGCTCATAGCCTGATTGATTTTAATTCAACAATTTTGTCCTTTACATTTGGAAGCTCACTGGCCAGTCAGTGACATGTTTTGTGAGCAGTCACATTTCAACCAGGGTAGCTACTAGTGCTAAAATCTACACTGATTCACCCACCTGGTCATAAGGAAACAGATGGGGTAAAGCCATCACATTTGCAAGAAAAAGCATGTGTGGATTCAGGCCGATCCAAACAAGAACCTCCGACTCATATCGATAATGTTACAGGCTGACCACAAGACTACAGGCACCGTGGCTAGTGTAATCAGGAAGCCATGGATCCTGGAAGGTATTGTGGGATCACAGGATATTAAATGTAATTCCCTTACACATAAATTACTCCGAACCTTCTGCGTTTGTTGGTGGCTATTAGGACAAAACACTCGAGTATACTACGAGTGTGGAAGACAAGAGCTCTAATTCAGCTGTTTTACTTCTGTGTCCCCAATAGGGAGATTttgcctcacttcctgttctgctggcCACGGGTCTTCAATATGGAGCCAGCAGAATAGCTGAAATCCCCAGTCATACGATAAGGCAACCTCCATAACTCACCACAAATCTTCAGTGGGGCCTCCAGCTCCAGAAGGATGGGCTGACTCAGGAAGATCTCACGAGACTTCAGACACAAACCTCTGATCTCGTTTTCCGTTAGCTGAACGTTCTTCCCTGGACGGCATCCTTTCACTGAAAGACATGAAAGTACAGTACGTGAACACAAATATAATGAACTTTACAAAAGTTTAACTGCCTTCTCTATATGCTTTACTATCTCACTGTTGTCCACTAGCCCTTTGAGCTGGGCACCCCACCTGGCACTTATTGGGTGTTTCCTGAAAATTAAGGTCAATACGGGCTTacattttctggggagaatactgcaatcCCAATGTGTCTGGGGTAAACATATTACCATAAAGGCTGACACGTTCTTCCAGTACACTGTACATAATTTCACCAGGAAGAAAAAAGTTCCCACATAACAAGAACCTGAACACTGCATGAAGACCAACCAAACATCAGGAAATACAAAGGGTTCATAGAAGATAACCCAAAATGCCCAGGACATCCTGGTGGGTGATCCCCTTCCTCAACCGACCAATAACTGTTGTAGAGAAACCAAATACATCATGCAGGATATGTGTATTAAACTAGATTTTAATAGCAGAGGAGGatcttacaatttaagaggtgggggaagtatcacacaataggagagggatatggagtggtgggaagtagcaagggtttaggagacatatgaagtaggtgaggttgaaaagatgggtttcaaTTGGTCttaaaataagcagaaagtaggagcaagctgaataggacgaggaagaccattccagaaagtcagggcagctctagaaaagtcttgtatctgtgcgtgtgatgtggttatgagtgaggaagtcattagtaggtcattggaggagcaaaaagagcggctagggggggggAATCAGGACAGACcggtaactgggacaagaactgtggagggatttaaaggcaaagcacaggaacttgagtttgtttctaaggtgaaatggaaggcaatggagaactacaaagagaggcagcagaagaggagcggagggaaggatggatgagtctggctgcagcattcataatagattgtagaggagagagtcgggttttCCCTGTTGTACACAATAGTTTTAGAAGATATAAAAGGGCTTCATAAGATCTTATTTTGCAGGCTGACTTCACAAACACTAAACTATGGCAACAAGTGTTTATTCCATTTACAAGAATGTCCTTGTTGATTTAACCAACAGAAATTCCTTCGTACAATATCTGATCCTATCACAGGAAATATAACCTGTGTGTCCAACAATGCAGGAAGCaaatgttggataaaaaaaaataaataaaaaaaaaaaaaaagatctagaaCCACATTCACTCTACAGATTTGGAATATCTATGGAAcatgcatggtggctcagtggttagcactctggcctttgcagcactgggttctgggttcgaatcccagccaggacattatctgcatggagtttgcaggttctccttgtttgtgtgggtttcctctgggtgctcgggtctcctcccacatcccaaaaacatgcagtaaagtaattggcttcccctcaaaactgaccttagactacaataatgacatatgattatggtagggacattagattgtgagctcctttgagggacagctagtgacatgactatagactttgtacagtgctgcgtaatatgttggagctatataaataccgtgttaGTAAGCTGGCAAGCAGATGAAATTAATTCTCATTTCCAAAGTGGAAATCCATGTCAAGCTAAAAATATAGGATTGTTCCTAGCAGTGCCATTCAGTGCAAGGTACTCATACCTACAGCTTCCATAGCTAGTATGTCCCCATCAGTCCTAACCATGGATGCTGATCAGGATAGCTGGTATTCCCCCCATCAATCCTAACCATGGATGCCGATCAGGATAGCTGGTATTCCCCCCCATCAATCAGGTGAGCCCGATCACAAATCGCCTAGAAGGAGCTTTTGCAAACCAATATACAAAGACAGCAAAAGGTCAACAAAGAATAGCGGATATTCCCACTGGGGTCATCAATTGATCCGCCAGGACATCCAGGcaggctgtacacatgctagactTTCATCTGAGACGATCACGATTGTTCATCTGCGCAACAATAATCTAGTGTGTGCTCAGCTTTAGGACCGACCTGTCCAGCTTGTTCTCGAGAGCCAGGAACTGCACACAATTTTAGCATTTCCATAGTAAATTAAGCAAGGAATGGTTGACAAGAGTTAAACTAttaaacagtctttatatagcgccaacatattatgcagcactgtatcaataaatagggggttgcaaatgacagacggatacagacagtgacacaggaggaggagaggaccctgaccccaagagcttacaatctaggaggtggggaagcagcacccAATAGGAGGGTGTTANNNNNNNNNNNNNNNNNNNNNNNNNNNNNNNNNNNNNNNNNNNNNNNNNNNNNNNNNNNNNNNNNNNNNNNNNNNNNNNNNNNNNNNNNNNNNNNNNNNNNNNNNNNNNNNNNNNNNNNNNNNNNNNNNNNNNNNNNNNNNNNNNNNNNNNNNNNNNNNNNNNNNNNNNNNNNNNNNNNNNNNNNNNNNNNNNNNNNNNNNNNNNNNNNNNNNNNNNNNNNNNNNNNNNNNNNNNNNNNNNNNNNNNNNNNNNNNNNNNNNNNNNNNNNNNNNNNNNNNNNNNNNNNNNNNNNNNNNNNNNNNNNNNNNNNNNNNNNNNNNNNNNNNNNNNNNNNNNNNNNNNNNNNNNNNNNNNNNNNNNNNNNNNNNNNNNNNNNNNNNNNNNNNNNNNNNNNNNNNNNNNNNNNNNNNNNNNNNNNNNNNNNNNNNNNNNNNNNNNNNNNNNNNNNNNNNNNNNNNNNNNNNNNNNGAAAGGTGAAGGTcattatatatgtttaattaGGCTGAGCTGTTTGTTCCCAGACGAGTCACATGAGCAGATCGACCATGGAGAttcataacaatataaaaaaagtaaatttgtatagcgccaacatgttacacagcgctgtacaatagggGTGACAGATGACAAatacaagagcttacaatctaggaggaataCTGCATTCTGACAACACCTAGCATTAGGTCCAGGAGAATAAtaaacttagattgtaagctcttttgggcagagtcccctaaaacccctatttaatgtacagagctacatatgttggcactataaaaacagtttaacagtgttctccccggccccatttagctgggtgcagcacccggcactttttgagtggttactgataagttgggtaacaatacagaaGCTGCCAATTTATTCCCACTTGATttaaaaatctgggttgaacactggtttAACCTTCTGAgcagtgaccccgagtgtgactcagggtaaaaaaaaataaaataaaatatagcagtaACCCTAAgccactcggggtagctaaaaaatacttacctggtcctacCGGTGTGCTCCAGTGTCCTGGCCGTCTGATCCCATCCTCTTCGTCCGATCTGTCCACTGGCGATAGAACTGACAGTTCCTGTGGACGACGGTGCGTGCGAGGGAGTGACGGGAATTTCATATTTTACCatggattcaatacaattattttgtattgaagccattgtaaaataatttgaaattcctgccatgCTCCCTCATGCACCGatgatataaaattatatatgctactgtacaggtatattacaggtttcagtatttttgatttatacacccttgttttaacagatttttgtgtttttatttaaggtttattactacatttattaaacattggacataAGAAATGGCTAAGAAAGTTTTTTGAAGTTGTGATTAACATGAACAAACAACTGCCAGGTGTTAAAGCATACAAAAAATTGAGATGATGGCCATTGACAAGGgcttaggtgaaaacatttattccaaCAATAGAACACGAGGGAAGCTGCTGATAGGCGGCCAGTAGACAATCAACAACCCAGTAACTGCAGCTTCCTCTATGGAACAAGCTGCTATAGTCAAAGATGtcagtaaaaataaagaattttttgttATCTCCAGGTCTTCTGATTTTACCCAGGTGTGTTCTCTCTaggcctttttagctgggtgcagcacccagcacttttcagtgaccacctagCTGtctttaggtggttactgaagagttgggtcacaacccacctacagcttcttcccaaccagaATAAAAGTATACCATACCTGATCTTTGACCTCCATTACAATCCCTCACTGATTTGGGTTCCTAATCTAATCACTGACACAGCTACATATAACAAAGTCACAAATATTCCTAGCAACAGAGACGCCAATTACAGAACCGTCCCCACAGAAGCCAAATACAAATTACAGGCCAGGCACTGAACACATAATGAGTGTTTCCTGCACACAGCACTCCAGTCCCTAACATTCCAAGGAGCCATACTTGCTTTGAACAGGAACAAATAATTGCAGAAGGGTATGCTGAAGATAAAGTCCCAAGCAGCAGTGAATGAGTCTCAAATATTACAGCAGGAATGTACCTGAAGTTTAACTTCCCCTGATCACTATGAAGTGAAGTCACGCTGTGTGAACACCAGGGCACAAATGTGACCAAAACATTGGCAAGCCTTGTGGGGCACCGCAAGTGTTACCACTAGGGTAGAAGCATCGCAATGCAATGTGTTAGcaacaaatggtaaaataaaagaaGCCCTTGGGGCGCATAAACACGAGCAAGCATGCTTTGTTTGCCTGGCACTTTTACATCTCAGGGATAAGCCATAGGAGGAATTTTATTCTGTTATTGTCAGGTTAAACAATTTGCTGGCAGTTAGCATAATTTTTGGAAGCCAGGTGGTCCAATCTATTC
The Pyxicephalus adspersus chromosome 7, UCB_Pads_2.0, whole genome shotgun sequence genome window above contains:
- the LOC140335002 gene encoding serine/threonine-protein phosphatase PP1-gamma catalytic subunit A-like → MGDGEKLNIDSIIQRLLEVKGCRPGKNVQLTENEIRGLCLKSREIFLSQPILLELEAPLKICGDVHGQYYDLLRLFEYGGFPPESNYLFLGDYVDRGKQSLETICLLLAYKIKYPENFFLLRGNHECASINRIYGFYDECKRRYNIKLWKTFTDCFNCLPVAAIVDEKIFCCHGGLSPDLQSMEQIRRILRPTDVPDQGLLCDLLWSDPDKDVLGWGENDRGVSFTFGADVVAKFLHKHDLDLICRAHQVVEDGYEFFAKRQLVTLFSAPNYCGEFDNAGSMMSVDETLMCSFQILKPADKKLFAYGGVNQSRPVTPPRNSKNKQKN